The following DNA comes from Streptomyces sp. NBC_00273.
GGGCCCTCGAAGAAATGGGAGAAGACCCAGCCGTCGGGAGTCAGTCGGGTGTCGGCCGCCGCGACGTAGCGGTCCCCGCTGCGGATCAGGAACCGCCAGGCCGTGAGCCGGGTGCGCGGCGGCCTGCCGCCGGCCGCGAGGTTGGACATGCCCAGCCGGTCGAGGACGTGGACCGGAAGCGGGAGTTCGGCGGTCAGCGGCCCCTGGATCGCGCGCAGGGACGGGGTGTGCGCCTCGTGGACGGCGGTGGGGGAACCGAGTGCCGCGAGGACGCTGCGCAGGGCGGGCGCGGGAGCCGGAGGGACATGCAGCGGCATGGTGGGTCGCCTCTCACTTGGGAGACCGGTGGAACGGGGGCAGGTGCGGACTCGCATTCTGGGGCCAGAGGGGGGCCGAGGGGCAATGGCCGCGCGCCAACTCTCTGCCTCGTTTGCGGAGTTTATACGACATGTGTTCACGCAGTGTTTCGGCTAGCTGTCTCGCCTATTGCCGGCAAGGCGCTTACCGGACCCGCTGACATGGCTTTCATGCCGGATGCGCGCGAACATGTCGCGCTGACCTCGGAGGTTACCGGATGGGGGCTCGGCTGGAAAGCTTCGGTTATCTGAACGAGGCAAAGTCGGGGCGGAATTTGCGTAAAGCGACTTGCCAGGTGAATGTGCCGAAGCGCCCTTCGGCCAAACCGGCGCGCGCTCCACGTCGCGCACGCCGCCCGCGCGTTATGGATCACGCTGCCGGGGCATCATCGACCGTAACGCGCGCCTGGGTGTACCGGGCCAGGCCCACTCGAGGAGGGACGCTTCGATGGGGGAGAAGGTCGTGGCGGGCGGATTCGACCTATCCGATCGGCAGCGGTATCGAAGGAAGCTCCACGAGTGTCTGGAGGGACTGGAGCGGCTCCTGGCGGAGAAGAGGTTCGATCGCCCGAAGAACATGATGGGACTGGAGATCGAGCTGAATCTCGCGGGCGCCGACGGGTTGCCGAGAATGGTGAATGCGCAGGTGCTGGAGCGGATTGCGAGCCCCGATTTCCAGACCGAACTGGGAATGTTCAATCTGGAGGTGAACGTCCTTCCGCACCGGCTGGGCGGCCGAGTATTCGACCGGCTCGCCGAGGAACTCAGCGCCGGGCTGGGCTATGCCCACCGGAAGGCCGCGGAGATCGACGCCGGAGTGGTGATGATCGGTATTCTGCCGACGATCTCCCGCGCCGACCTGGTCACCGCGAACCTCTCGGCGGTGGACCGCTACTCGCTGCTCAACGAGCAGATCCTGATGATGCGCGGGGAGGACTTCACGCTCGACATCGACGGCGTCGAACGGCTGATCTGGACCTCCGGGTCGATCGTGCCGGAGGCCGCCTGCACCTCCGTACAACTGCACCTGCAAGTGACTCCGGCCCGGTTCTCGGCGGTGTGGAACGCGGCGCAGGCGGTGGCCGCGGCGCAGATAGCCGTCGGCGCCAACTCGCCCTTCCTGTTCGGGCGCGAGCTGTGGCGGGAGTCGCGGCCGCCCCTGTTCACGCAGGCCACCGACACCCGGCCGCCCGAGCTCCAGGCGCAGGGCGTGCGGCCCCGCACCTGGTTCGGGGAGCGGTGGGTGGACTCGGCGTACGAGCTCTTCACCGAGAACGTCCGCTACTTCCCCGCCCTGTTGCCCATATGCGACGAGGAGGAGCCGCTGCGGGTGCTCAACGAGGGCGGGGTACCGGGCCTGCAGGAACTGGTCCTGCACAACGGCACCGTCTACCGGTGGAACCGGCCCGTGTACGGGGTCGCCGACGGGGTGCCGCACCTGCGCGTGGAGAACCGGGTGCTGCCGGCCGGGCCGACGGTCGCCGACGTCGTCGCCAACGCCGCCTTCTACTACGGGCTCGTACGCACCCTCGCGGACGAACCGCGCCCGGTCTGGACCCGGCTGCCCTTCGCCGAGGCGGAGGCGAACTTCGACGCGGCCTGCCGGTACGGCATCGACGCGCGGCTGCGGTGGCCGCGCCGCGGCCGGGCCGGGGGGCTGGCGAGCGTGCCCGCCGTACGGCTGGTCCTGGACGAGCTGCTGCCCATGGCGGCGGCGGGGCTGGACGCCTGGGGCATCGAGCCCGCGGACCGGGACCACTACCTCGGCATCATCGAGGAGCGCTGCCGGCGTCGGGTGAACGGGGC
Coding sequences within:
- a CDS encoding glutamate-cysteine ligase family protein — translated: MGEKVVAGGFDLSDRQRYRRKLHECLEGLERLLAEKRFDRPKNMMGLEIELNLAGADGLPRMVNAQVLERIASPDFQTELGMFNLEVNVLPHRLGGRVFDRLAEELSAGLGYAHRKAAEIDAGVVMIGILPTISRADLVTANLSAVDRYSLLNEQILMMRGEDFTLDIDGVERLIWTSGSIVPEAACTSVQLHLQVTPARFSAVWNAAQAVAAAQIAVGANSPFLFGRELWRESRPPLFTQATDTRPPELQAQGVRPRTWFGERWVDSAYELFTENVRYFPALLPICDEEEPLRVLNEGGVPGLQELVLHNGTVYRWNRPVYGVADGVPHLRVENRVLPAGPTVADVVANAAFYYGLVRTLADEPRPVWTRLPFAEAEANFDAACRYGIDARLRWPRRGRAGGLASVPAVRLVLDELLPMAAAGLDAWGIEPADRDHYLGIIEERCRRRVNGATWQVDTYHRALAAGLERDEALAATTRRYSELMHKGDPVHTWPVGLTEEVTASVPVVR